In the genome of Vanacampus margaritifer isolate UIUO_Vmar chromosome 1, RoL_Vmar_1.0, whole genome shotgun sequence, one region contains:
- the LOC144057513 gene encoding uncharacterized protein LOC144057513: protein MLLRSQDRRPLLGFSALLTQSIPQPRQLASTVPLRSPKESIFTLQSLASPPPWATQALSNLEQGERELQSLKERQQAEVDEVNQELDNAAIGAQREERRLLEKVERDHRETQRLLSQVKRENAAAVRVVQTLIDQQLRKMWQLKEQIQRWGRTAGGANKNQLQRGVAEVTQPLEISLTIKRVRFLPSESKNLCLGKVNVYEQSLTYPIGVCGIQGQKCALHSGDSTFSNIAPLEIRKEPSTVKAGQRRSPEESTKTKSENLKILQKQNLFSSTANDALRSSMSSIRRNRGVSESSQEEEDNSECLDIHEQDLFTAIPPVSSQGESESDESDGKCQQTKKPSTVKAKKKKKTFVLVSCEEMSSPLESDSLSRHSFGYLSTSANSFPQKALSTSNESSKESGSPPSLAIREESCFICPANISVNGFFRQEHRHSLSSDKFSGKLSLVSLGDKGDCGAMRKVNKMRLAAEPTLEQGQGHRSESEPDSCATNARKPHSRPETSVQKLFGFNPVNRSLSTPDRESEKSQQYNNDSKENDAVASKGLEEEIGSTVLESAYLVKQFGKQGSGRADFNLPSGIHATGKGQLFVVDCGNARIQVTDLQNNVVQQVTPSGSERSSRICNYFDVAVNSKGLIALTCAAERAVLVFNRHGRLLQTFGGIMNGSTNEELDAPRGVTVTREDDFLVADIKRGSLTALKLDPKTGARLERTVVTGYHRPYLVAACLTTGLMALSERGNESGRVPCIRVLEPGWSTIRVLGVCSSLGPVLSCPWGLCIDSNGDVLVADWGKQHHRVIFYPSMGVGWPIVTDKLNSPRGLALLPDGHMVVSDSMNHSVKVYRYK, encoded by the coding sequence ATGTTACTGCGCTCTCAAGATAGAAGACCTCTTCTCGGCTTTTCAGCACTGTTGACGCAAAGCATTCCCCAACCAAGACAACTAGCATCCACAGTGCCTCTAAGGAGTCCAAAAGAGTCCATCTTTACATTACAGTCTCTTGCCTCACCACCTCCCTGGGCAACACAGGCACTCTCCAACTTGGAGCAAGGGGAGAGAGAACTGCAAAGCCTCAAGGAGCGCCAGCAGGCTGAGGTGGATGAGGTGAACCAGGAGTTGGACAACGCAGCGATTGGCGCACAGAGGGAAGAGCGGCGTCTTCTTGAAAAGGTTGAGCGGGATCACAGAGAAACCCAGCGTCTCCTGAGTCAGGTGAAGAGGGAAAATGCAGCGGCAGTGAGGGTTGTGCAAACGCTCATCGATCAGCAACTTCGAAAAATGTGGCAGCTGAAGGAGCAGATACAGAGATGGGGTAGAACAGCTGGGGGTGCCAACAAAAATCAGCTGCAAAGAGGGGTAGCAGAGGTCACCCAGCCATTGGAAATCTCTCTTACAATTAAAAGGGTCCGCTTCCTACCAAGCGAGTCCAAAAATCTCTGCTTGGGTAAGGTAAATGTCTATGAGCAAAGTCTAACTTATCCCATTGGTGTCTGTGGCATCCAAGGACAGAAGTGTGCCTTGCACTCAggagactcaacattttcaaacatcgCCCCTCTTGAGATCCGGAAAGAACCTTCAACAGTCAAAGCAGGGCAAAGACGAAGTCCAGAGGAGAGCACAAAGACAAAGAGCGAGAACCTTAAAATTTTGCAGAAACAAAATCTGTTCAGTTCTACTGCGAATGATGCACTCAGATCGTCAATGTCTTCCATAAGAAGAAATCGTGGTGTGTCAGAGTCCTCCCAGGAGGAGGAAGATAACTCAGAGTGTTTAGACATACACGAACAAGACCTCTTCACTGCTATTCCACCAGTCTCTAGTCAAGGAGAATCCGAAAGCGATGAATCAGATGGCAAATGCCAACAAACCAAGAAGCCCTCCACTGTAaaggcaaagaaaaagaaaaaaacctttGTCCTTGTCTCGTGTGAAGAAATGTCCTCCCCTCTGGAGAGTGATTCCCTTTCCAGGCACAGTTTTGGATACCTTTCCACGAGTGCTAATTCGTTTCCTCAAAAAGCCCTATCCACGTCAAATGAATCATCAAAGGAGAGTGGAAGCCCTCCATCTCTAGCAATCAGAGAGGAATCATGTTTCATTTGCCCTGCAAATATTTCAGTCAATGGATTCTTCAGGCAGGAGCACCGCCATTCACTTTCTTCTGACAAGTTCTCCGGAAAACTAAGCTTGGTGAGCCTTGGTGACAAAGGTGACTGTGGTGCTATGAGGAAAGTCAATAAAATGCGCCTGGCAGCTGAGCCGACTCTTGAGCAAGGCCAGGGACATCGATCAGAGTCTGAACCAGACAGTTGCGCTACAAATGCCAGGAAACCACATTCCAGACCCGAGACTTCCGTTCAAAAGCTGTTTGGTTTCAATCCTGTGAATCGATCTCTGTCCACGCCAGACAGAGAAAGTGAGAAATCACAGCAATACAACAATGACAGCAAAGAGAACGATGCAGTAGCTTCGAAGGGGTTAGAGGAAGAAATCGGTTCAACTGTGCTCGAATCAGCTTATCTGGTGAAACAATTTGGAAAACAAGGATCAGGCCGCGCTGATTTCAACCTGCCAAGCGGTATACACGCAACAGGCAAAGGGCAGCTGTTTGTGGTGGATTGTGGAAATGCTCGGATTCAGGTGACTGACCTCCAAAACAACGTTGTGCAGCAGGTGACCCCTTCCGGATCAGAAAGATCTTCCCGTATCTGCAATTACTTTGACGTGGCTGTCAACTCAAAAGGACTCATTGCTCTGACCTGCGCCGCCGAGCGAGCTGTGTTGGTCTTCAACCGTCATGGACGCCTGCTGCAGACATTTGGAGGCATAATGAATGGTTCCACCAATGAAGAACTAGATGCTCCTCGAGGGGTGACTGTGACGCGTGAAGATGATTTCTTGGTTGCCGACATCAAGCGTGGCTCCCTAACTGCCCTGAAGCTGGACCCCAAAACCGGGGCCAGGCTAGAGCGTACAGTTGTCACTGGTTACCACAGGCCATACCTGGTGGCAGCCTGTCTCACAACTGGACTCATGGCGCTGTCAGAAAGAGGCAATGAGAGTGGCCGTGTGCCGTGTATACGCGTTCTGGAGCCTGGATGGAGTACAATACGAGTCTTGGGGGTCTGCTCCAGCCTCGGGCCTGTCCTATCCTGCCCTTGGGGACTTTGTATTGACAGCAATGGGGATGTACTGGTGGCAGACTGGGGAAAGCAGCACCATCGGGTTATTTTCTACCCGTCCATGGGTGTCGGCTGGCCGATAGTGACCGATAAACTGAACAGCCCAAGAGGTCTGGCGCTGCTCCCTGATGGCCACATGGTCGTGTCGGACAGCATGAATCATTCCGTCAAGGTCTATCGCTACAAATGA